The following proteins are co-located in the Shouchella hunanensis genome:
- a CDS encoding NupC/NupG family nucleoside CNT transporter, whose protein sequence is MNVLWGIMGIVILLAFAFLLSTNKKAINWRTVLTALALQIVFAFIVLWTDIGSYVLEQVTRGVQAAIDTSGAGIDMLFGGIFAVEGVGMIFAFQVLPVIIFFSAVISVLYHYGIMQFIVRYLGGGISRLLQTSRAESVSATGNIFVGQTEAPLMIKPYLNKMTASELFAVMTGGMATVAGSVMAGISLMGIPLEYLIAATFMAAPGGLLMAKMIVPETEVSETKDTINLKVKSESRNFIDAASNGALDGLKLALNVGAMLIAFVSLIALINLLLSFVGNGILGLGVITLEEILGFVFAPVAWIIGVPWGEALQAGSFIGQKTIVNEFIGFEALTSAAGDLSERTFIITSFALCGFANISSIAILLGGLGGMIPERRPLIAKYGVKALIAATLVNLMNATIAGMLIGG, encoded by the coding sequence ATGAACGTTTTATGGGGTATTATGGGCATTGTCATTTTACTTGCCTTTGCTTTTTTACTTTCTACAAATAAGAAAGCGATTAACTGGCGAACGGTTTTGACTGCTCTAGCTTTACAAATTGTTTTTGCATTTATTGTATTATGGACGGATATAGGAAGCTACGTGCTTGAGCAAGTAACAAGAGGTGTACAAGCTGCTATTGATACTTCAGGTGCAGGAATTGATATGCTATTTGGGGGGATCTTTGCAGTTGAAGGGGTCGGAATGATCTTTGCATTCCAAGTGTTACCTGTTATTATCTTTTTCTCTGCTGTTATTAGTGTATTATACCACTACGGCATCATGCAATTTATTGTTCGTTATCTTGGTGGGGGGATCTCTCGTTTACTACAAACGAGCCGCGCTGAATCTGTTTCTGCAACGGGGAATATTTTCGTCGGACAAACAGAAGCACCTTTAATGATTAAGCCTTATTTAAATAAAATGACTGCTTCGGAGCTATTCGCAGTTATGACAGGTGGTATGGCAACAGTAGCCGGATCTGTTATGGCAGGTATCTCATTGATGGGTATTCCGTTAGAATACTTAATCGCTGCAACGTTTATGGCTGCGCCTGGTGGGCTATTAATGGCCAAAATGATTGTACCTGAAACAGAAGTAAGTGAAACAAAAGATACCATTAATTTAAAAGTAAAAAGTGAGTCTCGTAACTTTATTGATGCAGCATCAAATGGTGCGCTTGACGGCTTGAAATTAGCATTAAATGTTGGTGCGATGCTAATTGCCTTTGTATCATTGATTGCATTAATTAACCTCTTATTATCATTTGTAGGAAACGGTATTCTTGGACTGGGTGTTATTACGTTAGAAGAAATCCTTGGCTTTGTTTTTGCGCCAGTTGCGTGGATTATTGGCGTTCCTTGGGGTGAAGCGCTACAAGCTGGTTCCTTTATCGGTCAAAAAACGATTGTAAATGAATTTATCGGTTTTGAAGCATTAACAAGCGCTGCTGGTGATTTATCTGAACGTACCTTCATTATTACATCGTTTGCGCTTTGTGGGTTTGCGAATATCTCTTCTATTGCGATTTTACTTGGGGGACTTGGTGGCATGATTCCAGAACGTCGTCCGCTTATTGCAAAATATGGTGTGAAAGCCCTTATTGCTGCGACACTTGTTAACTTAATGAACGCAACGATTGCGGGAATGTTAATTGGTGGGTAG
- a CDS encoding GNAT family N-acetyltransferase, translating into MQVVKATLEDAETILALQKVAYQSEAALYNDYTILPLHETIENAQEAFSSHLILKALDDQGSILGSVRGKIENGVTKIGKLMVHPSAQNQGVGRALMEAIEKELPSPTYALFTGSKSEKNLFLYQKLGYTIVSYGSLPGEATVFAFLEKRSEH; encoded by the coding sequence ATGCAGGTTGTAAAAGCGACTTTAGAGGATGCAGAAACCATTTTAGCCTTACAAAAAGTAGCTTATCAAAGTGAGGCAGCTCTTTATAATGACTATACGATCTTACCTTTACACGAAACAATTGAGAATGCACAGGAAGCTTTCTCAAGTCATCTAATTTTAAAAGCATTAGACGATCAAGGCAGCATTCTTGGGTCTGTAAGAGGAAAAATAGAAAATGGCGTAACAAAGATTGGGAAGCTTATGGTTCACCCGTCAGCACAAAATCAAGGTGTAGGTAGAGCCCTTATGGAAGCTATAGAAAAAGAGCTTCCTTCTCCAACATATGCATTATTTACAGGGTCCAAAAGTGAAAAAAACTTATTTCTCTATCAAAAATTAGGGTATACGATTGTGTCTTACGGTTCATTACCTGGTGAAGCCACTGTATTTGCTTTTTTAGAAAAGCGTAGTGAGCACTAG
- a CDS encoding ribonuclease H-like YkuK family protein — protein sequence MPDYRTETRLERQYLLRDIFTRIAAYLNTHGSEPCHIIVGTDSQVHAQTTRFVIGVVILSSTKQMWTGTHRLTKPYKIHSIYERLLYETLLTEDVLTALRVNVGKKPNVTFEAHLDISGENQFYSARYAKELSERLLRIGFSARLKPYAYVASHYANRYTK from the coding sequence ATGCCTGATTATCGTACAGAGACTCGTTTAGAAAGACAGTATTTACTTCGTGATATCTTTACACGCATTGCAGCTTATTTAAACACTCATGGCTCTGAACCCTGCCATATTATTGTCGGGACAGATTCCCAAGTTCACGCTCAAACCACTCGTTTCGTTATAGGTGTTGTCATTCTTTCAAGCACTAAGCAAATGTGGACAGGTACACATCGATTAACAAAGCCTTATAAAATACATTCCATTTACGAACGGTTGCTTTATGAAACCCTATTAACAGAAGACGTGCTAACCGCATTACGAGTGAATGTAGGGAAAAAGCCAAACGTTACGTTCGAAGCGCATTTAGATATTAGTGGAGAAAATCAATTTTATTCAGCCCGCTATGCAAAAGAGTTAAGTGAGCGCTTATTGCGAATAGGTTTTTCGGCGAGGTTAAAGCCCTATGCTTATGTAGCTAGTCATTATGCCAATCGGTATACAAAATAA
- a CDS encoding CotD family spore coat protein, translated as MFHRPKHLQRPHVEEYVVREIQPVVTHYVTNKVYRHVHQYPHTESFVNRELPPPPINIQQPWRQPPR; from the coding sequence ATGTTTCATCGACCTAAGCACCTACAACGACCACATGTAGAAGAATATGTTGTCCGTGAAATTCAACCTGTCGTTACTCACTATGTCACAAATAAAGTCTACCGACACGTTCATCAATACCCTCATACAGAGTCGTTTGTGAACAGAGAATTACCCCCACCACCTATCAACATACAGCAGCCCTGGAGACAACCGCCTCGCTAA
- a CDS encoding AI-2E family transporter, whose amino-acid sequence MESKAFRFACWIIIIFLIIYLGSLVDFIFRPIAVLFQTLFAPIVIALIIYYLLRPFVNILSKKIHRGVSILIVFLVLIGLLTSAVLYIGPIIQNQIMSFVNNIPRYANMVQEFFEGLQEQPAFQNVLDSMDFSLENISNTLSENLQGYLESAVDSIGSFIGAVANFVIVVVIIPFVLFYMLKEGNKAPMMVINQFPAREQEEGKRVLSDLDNALSSYIQGQLLVSACVGVLCLIWYLILGLDYALILALVALFTNVIPFIGPWIGTAPAVVVALFDSPFTALLVIGGVVIIQQIESNVFSPQIMGRQLAVHPLTIIFVLLVASQLAGFIGILLAVPTYAVGKVIVQHTYRLIRIRMRSTPKRT is encoded by the coding sequence ATGGAGAGTAAAGCGTTTCGATTCGCTTGTTGGATTATCATTATTTTTCTGATTATCTATTTAGGCTCGCTCGTAGATTTTATTTTCAGGCCAATAGCGGTTTTGTTTCAGACATTGTTTGCTCCAATTGTCATTGCGCTCATTATCTATTACTTACTGAGACCGTTCGTTAATATACTCAGTAAAAAAATACATCGTGGCGTTTCAATCTTAATTGTGTTTCTTGTTTTAATCGGTCTATTAACAAGCGCCGTGCTGTATATAGGACCAATCATTCAGAACCAAATTATGTCGTTTGTTAACAACATTCCAAGGTACGCAAACATGGTACAAGAATTCTTTGAAGGCTTACAAGAACAGCCAGCCTTTCAAAATGTGCTCGACTCCATGGATTTTTCTCTCGAGAATATTTCGAATACCTTATCGGAGAACTTGCAAGGTTATTTAGAATCTGCCGTTGATAGCATCGGATCCTTTATTGGTGCGGTAGCAAACTTTGTTATTGTCGTTGTGATTATCCCTTTTGTTCTGTTCTACATGCTTAAAGAAGGAAACAAAGCACCAATGATGGTCATTAATCAATTTCCAGCAAGAGAACAAGAAGAAGGTAAGCGCGTATTAAGCGATTTAGATAATGCATTAAGTAGTTATATTCAAGGACAGCTCCTTGTGAGTGCATGTGTTGGGGTACTTTGTTTAATTTGGTACTTAATTTTAGGCTTAGATTACGCGTTAATCTTAGCACTTGTTGCCTTATTTACAAACGTTATTCCCTTTATTGGACCTTGGATCGGGACTGCTCCAGCTGTTGTGGTCGCATTATTTGATTCACCTTTTACAGCGCTGCTCGTTATTGGCGGTGTCGTAATTATTCAGCAAATTGAAAGCAATGTGTTCTCTCCACAAATCATGGGACGCCAACTTGCTGTTCACCCACTGACCATTATTTTCGTCTTACTTGTAGCGAGCCAACTCGCAGGCTTTATTGGCATTCTACTTGCTGTACCGACTTATGCGGTTGGTAAGGTCATTGTGCAGCATACGTATCGATTAATACGAATTCGAATGCGATCCACCCCAAAGAGAACTTGA
- a CDS encoding NAD(P)H-hydrate dehydratase — protein sequence MRIVTGEEMASVEAITMNKIGLPGVVLMENAGREIARKLIEQYGDKRYLLLIGAGNNGGDGFAVARMLMEQGITVMTCIIPDESRFGGDAKQHKRIYEQSGYRWKYWHDIESEWLELLCEIDVIVDAMIGTGIKGSLKDPYPAIIKQLNRSQKEIVSIDLPTGVPADETAIAHEAVYAGKTYSLQLMKLSYFLEATKPFYGKMEVLPIGVPPATFKHLEKQRCVWGEEEVFHSWFTSSSFAHKGKNGRIGIIAGNDNMPGAASLVTTAAVQSGAGLTTVGTTRPVIQAIATHVKEAMFTTLSSDKDGILAPTESELLAFYENKTVLTIGPGIGRGGHVKDVVSHAITHFKGPLILDADALHVVPSCLESIRKRQAPLIITPHPGEMSMLTGYGVEHIKQRRFEVAEAFARTNGIYVVLKGPHTIVAMPDGFLTVNMSGNEGLAKGGSGDVLTGMITALVTRQKTQVALSTSVYLHGYAADLYKEEGWSTDSITPSHLIAKLPDAFKVVTSKS from the coding sequence ATGCGAATAGTAACCGGAGAAGAAATGGCAAGCGTTGAAGCGATTACCATGAATAAAATTGGTTTACCTGGTGTTGTGTTAATGGAAAATGCAGGCAGAGAGATTGCCCGTAAGCTGATCGAGCAGTACGGTGATAAACGCTATTTACTATTAATAGGTGCAGGGAATAATGGCGGAGACGGTTTTGCTGTTGCACGAATGCTAATGGAGCAAGGGATCACTGTCATGACATGTATTATACCGGATGAAAGTCGCTTCGGTGGGGATGCAAAGCAACACAAGCGAATATATGAGCAGAGTGGTTACAGATGGAAGTACTGGCATGATATCGAGTCAGAATGGTTGGAACTGCTTTGCGAAATAGATGTTATTGTTGATGCGATGATCGGAACTGGGATAAAGGGTTCGCTAAAAGATCCTTATCCAGCTATTATAAAACAACTAAATCGGTCACAGAAGGAGATTGTATCCATTGATTTACCGACTGGCGTACCGGCAGATGAAACAGCGATTGCTCATGAAGCGGTGTATGCAGGCAAGACGTATTCATTACAGCTCATGAAGCTAAGCTATTTTTTAGAAGCGACAAAACCATTTTACGGGAAGATGGAAGTGTTGCCAATTGGTGTGCCACCAGCTACGTTCAAGCACCTTGAAAAGCAACGTTGCGTATGGGGAGAGGAAGAAGTTTTTCATAGCTGGTTTACCTCTAGTTCGTTTGCACATAAAGGGAAGAATGGTCGGATTGGTATTATCGCCGGAAATGACAACATGCCTGGTGCAGCAAGTCTTGTCACGACGGCGGCGGTCCAAAGTGGTGCAGGCTTAACAACTGTTGGAACAACCCGTCCTGTCATCCAAGCCATTGCCACTCATGTGAAAGAGGCAATGTTTACGACGCTATCCTCGGATAAAGACGGGATATTGGCTCCTACAGAAAGCGAACTGTTAGCATTTTATGAGAATAAGACGGTTTTAACAATTGGACCAGGTATTGGAAGAGGAGGGCATGTGAAGGACGTTGTCTCACATGCGATTACTCATTTTAAAGGACCATTAATTTTAGATGCAGATGCTTTACATGTCGTTCCAAGCTGTCTTGAGTCCATACGTAAGCGTCAAGCACCTTTAATTATAACGCCCCACCCTGGAGAGATGTCGATGCTGACAGGCTATGGAGTCGAGCACATAAAGCAAAGGCGATTTGAAGTTGCTGAGGCGTTCGCACGGACAAATGGGATCTATGTCGTTTTAAAGGGACCTCATACGATTGTAGCGATGCCTGATGGCTTCCTGACTGTCAATATGTCAGGGAATGAAGGGTTAGCTAAAGGGGGATCGGGTGACGTATTAACTGGTATGATAACTGCATTGGTTACGAGGCAAAAAACGCAAGTCGCTTTATCGACTTCTGTTTATTTACACGGTTATGCAGCTGATTTATATAAAGAAGAAGGATGGAGTACAGATAGCATTACGCCAAGTCATTTAATTGCTAAACTGCCGGATGCGTTTAAAGTGGTAACATCAAAGTCATGA
- a CDS encoding PepSY domain-containing protein produces the protein MKKTPFMYMTVFTALSLLAACNQDEGPGEMNPNPEPGTVEEDNGAQENETMMSYIRLDDALQHFNNAFPDASLTSVKYDAQNLHYELDGIDDDSEYELVIHAETEEEINQQTEPLDAEDAGGVEREREAIELEGLIEPTDAVGTAQNEISGAMRSWELERDGNRIYYEVKIEVDQEEHEVTIDAESGEIIEIDRD, from the coding sequence ATGAAAAAAACACCATTTATGTATATGACGGTATTTACTGCTCTATCACTGCTCGCTGCTTGTAATCAAGATGAGGGTCCAGGTGAAATGAACCCTAACCCAGAGCCTGGAACTGTAGAAGAAGACAATGGCGCACAAGAGAATGAAACGATGATGTCGTATATTCGTTTAGATGATGCGCTACAACATTTTAACAATGCGTTTCCAGATGCATCACTTACATCTGTTAAGTACGATGCTCAAAATCTACATTATGAATTAGATGGTATAGATGACGATTCCGAATATGAACTGGTTATACATGCAGAAACGGAAGAAGAGATCAATCAACAAACAGAACCTCTCGATGCTGAAGATGCTGGAGGTGTTGAACGTGAAAGAGAAGCCATTGAGTTAGAGGGTTTAATTGAACCAACTGATGCTGTAGGGACTGCTCAAAATGAAATTTCTGGTGCGATGAGAAGTTGGGAGCTCGAACGAGACGGAAACCGAATTTACTATGAAGTGAAAATTGAAGTAGACCAGGAAGAACACGAAGTAACCATTGATGCCGAATCCGGAGAGATTATTGAAATTGATCGAGATTAA
- a CDS encoding Type 1 glutamine amidotransferase-like domain-containing protein: protein MSTHLFLFGSGPPFTEKLGKRFVEVMSEKTCIIFVIDRPGINDYRKMYEGMLKSLGVHCLFRPLPAVSEQGICDELKACGGIIIGGGNTEKYIDELVETTIGPTIRDQFHTGIPVAGFSAGAIMSMEKSMISAKDHPSKRLNVRKGLGLQQQTQVAVHFSEWKEEEHLRMITKDYGIEGFGINEKSGIYFKNGTKEMIEGSGVYKIHAGVLHKLEVENR, encoded by the coding sequence ATGAGTACCCATCTTTTTTTATTTGGAAGCGGGCCTCCGTTTACAGAAAAATTAGGTAAGCGTTTCGTCGAGGTCATGAGTGAGAAAACATGCATCATTTTTGTTATCGATCGACCTGGGATTAATGATTATCGTAAAATGTACGAGGGAATGTTGAAGTCGTTAGGGGTGCATTGTTTATTTCGCCCGCTGCCAGCAGTGTCAGAGCAGGGAATTTGCGATGAATTGAAGGCTTGCGGAGGGATTATAATCGGCGGTGGAAATACAGAGAAATACATAGATGAATTGGTGGAAACAACGATTGGTCCAACGATTAGAGATCAATTTCATACAGGTATTCCTGTTGCTGGGTTTTCGGCAGGCGCCATTATGAGCATGGAGAAAAGCATGATATCGGCTAAAGACCATCCAAGTAAACGTTTAAACGTGCGGAAGGGATTAGGTTTGCAACAGCAAACACAAGTGGCCGTTCATTTTAGTGAATGGAAGGAAGAAGAACATTTACGTATGATAACGAAAGACTATGGGATTGAAGGGTTTGGTATTAATGAAAAATCTGGTATTTATTTTAAAAACGGAACAAAAGAAATGATTGAAGGATCAGGTGTTTACAAGATTCATGCAGGTGTTTTACACAAGCTGGAGGTAGAAAACAGATGA
- a CDS encoding GNAT family N-acetyltransferase codes for MNIVYREARKKDAKSMIDHVKFVFTENPTFYGTRADEFQMTIEQEEQWIEKHQKHGFLYLAEIDDVIAGMIHFLPSKSKRLSHQGMVGISIKEFYAGQGIGTELMTRLLRWAKAQANIEKVSLEVFSNNERGLSLYKKLGFQEEGRLKRNARLDDGTYVDDIRMAQFV; via the coding sequence ATGAACATCGTTTATCGGGAAGCTAGAAAAAAAGACGCAAAAAGCATGATCGACCATGTGAAGTTTGTTTTCACGGAGAACCCTACTTTTTATGGAACGCGGGCAGATGAATTTCAAATGACTATTGAACAAGAAGAACAATGGATAGAAAAACATCAGAAACATGGCTTTCTTTATTTGGCAGAAATAGATGACGTAATAGCGGGAATGATTCATTTCCTCCCTTCAAAAAGCAAACGTCTTTCCCATCAAGGTATGGTAGGCATTAGTATAAAGGAGTTTTATGCAGGGCAAGGAATTGGTACTGAATTAATGACTCGCCTTTTACGCTGGGCAAAAGCTCAAGCGAATATTGAAAAGGTCTCATTGGAAGTTTTCTCCAATAATGAACGCGGTCTTTCTTTATATAAGAAGTTAGGCTTTCAAGAGGAAGGCCGATTAAAAAGAAATGCGCGTCTTGATGATGGTACATATGTAGATGATATTCGCATGGCGCAGTTTGTTTGA
- a CDS encoding MerR family transcriptional regulator has translation MELTIGPFAKQVGTTVRTLRYYDQIGLLVPLRLNDKSQKLYTSLEWKTYQQIAVCKYLGMTLDEIKAQLEDRIMSGEELLAFQKQVIEKKQTELNETMKLITRAQRLYEVENPISGVTDELTFSLLDAFRREKDQIQAFKQYFSGDKAIVSQLDKYNEPSLQQTMDKEGLQFCLNVHWAMQKGETPDSPYIRELIQRLVERNPELRKMIAIVKDDAFIQKHSDLFNLYFPEELGDFIYTALTNYMHVEEE, from the coding sequence ATGGAACTCACAATTGGTCCATTTGCAAAACAAGTAGGCACAACGGTTCGAACATTACGGTATTATGATCAAATTGGCTTACTTGTGCCACTTCGTTTGAACGATAAAAGTCAGAAGCTTTATACAAGCTTAGAATGGAAAACGTATCAGCAAATTGCTGTATGTAAATATTTAGGGATGACACTTGATGAAATTAAAGCACAGCTTGAAGATCGTATCATGAGTGGTGAAGAGTTGCTAGCCTTTCAAAAACAAGTGATTGAGAAAAAACAGACTGAATTAAATGAAACAATGAAACTTATCACAAGGGCGCAACGTTTATATGAAGTAGAGAACCCGATTAGCGGAGTGACCGATGAATTAACATTTAGTTTATTAGATGCATTTAGGCGTGAAAAAGATCAAATTCAAGCATTTAAACAGTATTTCTCTGGTGACAAAGCGATTGTTTCACAACTAGATAAATATAACGAACCATCGTTACAGCAAACAATGGATAAAGAAGGATTGCAGTTCTGTTTGAATGTCCATTGGGCCATGCAAAAAGGAGAAACACCGGACAGTCCTTATATAAGAGAATTGATTCAACGTTTAGTAGAACGTAACCCAGAGTTGAGAAAAATGATCGCAATTGTAAAAGATGATGCATTTATTCAAAAACATAGTGATTTGTTTAATCTGTATTTTCCAGAGGAGTTAGGCGACTTTATTTATACCGCGCTTACGAATTATATGCATGTGGAAGAGGAGTAA
- a CDS encoding ABC transporter ATP-binding protein, with amino-acid sequence MEEKQHQSINIKAFIAMIRPFLPRKLLLVLAVVLVVFETALALIVPLLTMNFIDEMTVIGFEWSTIALLGAVFLAQLVMSGIAIYTMVYIGQKVVYSLRETAWKRILHLPVSFFDRHSSGEMMSRMTNDTLVIKDFMTMQLIPFISGLISIIGSIIILFVLDWKITLMMLAVVPASLLVMMPLGRKMYRVSRSLQDETASFQGDLGRVLADIRLVKASLAEDQEKQVGINRMANLFGFGLREGKIMAVIQPIMMSLMLIMLVVIFGYGGMRVAADTLTAGALVAIIFYLFQISVPFTQMANFFTQLQKALGASERMETILSAEVEQDSLETTNTVEQLDALAFQDVSFQYADDKKILQHVTFTARVGEMTAFVGPSGAGKTTLFSLIERFYLPTDGTIQYRGVSTASIPLNEWREKIAYVSQDSPIMSGTIRSNLTYGLEHVPNDFVEEAVHAANLKQFLEGLPDGLETEVGERGIRLSGGQKQRLAIARAMIRNPKILLLDEATAHLDSASEKLVQEALERLMTGRTTLVIAHRLATVRNADQLIVLEGGKVTGSGTHQELLEKHSLYQELVKQQLHVD; translated from the coding sequence ATGGAAGAGAAACAGCATCAATCCATTAATATCAAAGCGTTTATTGCCATGATTCGGCCATTCTTACCACGAAAGCTATTGCTTGTGCTTGCAGTCGTCCTTGTTGTTTTTGAGACGGCGCTTGCTCTCATTGTACCGCTGTTAACCATGAACTTTATTGATGAGATGACGGTGATCGGGTTTGAGTGGTCAACCATAGCCTTATTAGGAGCTGTATTTTTAGCGCAGTTAGTTATGTCAGGAATCGCCATCTATACAATGGTCTATATCGGTCAAAAGGTCGTTTATTCTTTAAGAGAAACGGCTTGGAAGCGGATCTTGCACTTACCTGTTTCATTTTTTGATCGTCATTCATCAGGAGAAATGATGAGTCGCATGACGAATGATACCCTTGTCATTAAAGACTTTATGACGATGCAATTAATTCCTTTTATTTCGGGATTAATCTCTATTATCGGTTCAATTATTATTCTGTTTGTTTTAGACTGGAAAATTACCCTTATGATGCTAGCGGTAGTACCAGCATCCTTACTTGTCATGATGCCACTAGGTAGAAAAATGTATCGTGTCTCCCGCTCCTTACAGGATGAAACAGCTTCATTCCAAGGTGATTTAGGACGTGTGCTCGCTGATATTCGTCTTGTAAAGGCGTCTTTAGCTGAAGATCAAGAGAAACAAGTAGGCATTAATCGAATGGCAAATCTATTTGGTTTCGGTTTACGTGAAGGAAAGATCATGGCTGTCATCCAGCCAATTATGATGAGTTTAATGCTTATTATGCTCGTTGTGATTTTTGGTTATGGTGGAATGCGTGTTGCGGCTGACACATTAACAGCAGGGGCTCTTGTTGCCATTATCTTTTATTTATTTCAAATATCTGTTCCATTTACGCAGATGGCCAACTTCTTTACGCAATTACAGAAAGCACTGGGTGCAAGCGAACGGATGGAAACCATATTGAGTGCAGAAGTAGAACAAGATTCGTTAGAGACAACGAATACGGTTGAACAACTTGATGCGTTAGCCTTTCAAGATGTGTCGTTCCAGTATGCTGATGACAAAAAAATTCTTCAGCATGTTACCTTTACAGCTCGGGTTGGTGAAATGACAGCTTTTGTAGGCCCGAGTGGGGCTGGGAAAACGACGTTGTTCTCACTCATTGAACGATTCTATTTGCCAACAGATGGAACCATTCAGTACCGTGGTGTGTCAACAGCATCTATACCTCTTAATGAATGGAGAGAGAAGATTGCATATGTTTCACAAGACTCTCCTATTATGTCAGGGACGATACGAAGCAATTTAACGTATGGGTTGGAGCATGTTCCCAACGACTTTGTCGAGGAGGCCGTGCATGCTGCCAATTTAAAACAGTTTTTAGAAGGATTGCCTGATGGATTAGAAACAGAGGTTGGAGAGAGAGGCATTCGTTTATCAGGTGGCCAAAAACAGCGACTCGCTATTGCAAGGGCAATGATACGAAATCCTAAAATTTTGCTTCTTGATGAAGCAACCGCACACTTGGATAGCGCGTCAGAAAAGCTCGTTCAAGAAGCACTTGAACGATTAATGACTGGACGTACAACGTTAGTCATTGCACACCGACTTGCGACTGTCCGCAACGCTGATCAATTAATTGTACTAGAAGGTGGCAAAGTAACAGGTTCAGGAACTCATCAAGAATTGTTAGAGAAACACAGCTTGTATCAAGAGCTTGTTAAGCAGCAGCTTCATGTAGATTAA
- a CDS encoding DinB family protein, with amino-acid sequence MPNVSRMDVRNQLVQELDALTDEQLNFRIKSNWTIGEVCDHLIKMDHQVLLTLQYTLTKNKEDEAPIKPIERALDRSIKIEAPDIVAPNPGPFFKTTLLERLQQEKQLLDEEVASTEQDRLDKQSAKHPVFGRLSLQQWVDLRTYHEQRHINQIRELKSDPSFPNA; translated from the coding sequence ATGCCTAACGTAAGTAGAATGGATGTTCGAAATCAATTAGTACAAGAACTAGATGCTTTGACAGACGAACAGCTTAACTTTCGTATTAAATCGAATTGGACCATTGGAGAAGTATGTGATCACTTAATTAAAATGGATCATCAAGTCTTATTAACGTTGCAATACACGCTAACCAAAAATAAAGAAGACGAAGCACCGATTAAACCAATTGAACGAGCATTAGACCGTTCAATTAAAATTGAAGCTCCAGATATCGTCGCCCCTAACCCTGGCCCGTTTTTTAAAACTACCTTGCTTGAGCGGTTACAGCAAGAAAAGCAGCTACTTGACGAAGAAGTGGCGTCTACTGAACAGGATCGACTTGATAAACAATCAGCAAAGCATCCTGTCTTTGGTCGTTTATCTCTACAACAATGGGTTGACTTACGGACATATCACGAGCAACGCCATATTAATCAAATCCGGGAATTAAAATCAGATCCGTCTTTTCCAAATGCCTAA
- the catA gene encoding type A chloramphenicol O-acetyltransferase, with protein sequence MTFTVINRRRWKREEMFAHYIKQKTTFSITTELQVDVLYKRVKQKGYKFYPAFLYMVTSVVNNHVAFRMSFNQEGELGYWSHLEPVYTIFHEKTKLISGIWTSMNKHFGHFHTSYLQDAMTYQGSQALFPKKQVPENAVSISMIPWTSFTGFNLMIHQDINHLLPIVTAGKLIEKNQSLYLPVSLQVHHAVCDGYHASVFMNDCQRMANQAHEWLK encoded by the coding sequence ATGACATTTACAGTGATAAATCGAAGAAGATGGAAGCGCGAAGAAATGTTTGCGCATTATATAAAGCAAAAGACCACATTTAGCATAACAACGGAGCTCCAAGTAGATGTGCTGTACAAAAGGGTGAAGCAAAAAGGATATAAATTTTATCCGGCCTTTCTCTATATGGTGACATCTGTTGTTAACAATCATGTAGCCTTTCGAATGAGTTTTAACCAAGAAGGAGAGCTTGGCTATTGGTCTCACCTTGAACCGGTCTATACGATTTTTCATGAGAAGACAAAGCTTATCTCAGGTATTTGGACGTCAATGAATAAACACTTTGGTCACTTTCATACATCTTACTTACAGGATGCTATGACGTATCAAGGTAGCCAAGCGCTTTTTCCAAAAAAGCAAGTGCCTGAAAATGCGGTTTCCATTTCAATGATACCGTGGACATCTTTTACAGGGTTTAACTTAATGATTCATCAAGACATCAATCATCTTCTCCCTATCGTTACTGCTGGGAAGCTAATTGAAAAAAATCAATCGCTCTACTTGCCTGTATCATTACAAGTCCACCATGCTGTTTGCGATGGATACCATGCAAGTGTCTTTATGAACGATTGTCAACGAATGGCTAATCAAGCACATGAATGGTTGAAATAA